The following proteins are encoded in a genomic region of Drosophila miranda strain MSH22 chromosome 4, D.miranda_PacBio2.1, whole genome shotgun sequence:
- the LOC108162235 gene encoding uncharacterized protein LOC108162235, translating to MYELSVFDSGLMRFIFHPFTFWKAKNEYTIWNFAYPKVNLWNHFNDLKTCNYCTPGLFPYVFWLVLLLSVLGIGCTATQMVKFWVCRGCELRMWRSREFHVFAAAILRRARMIGCWIKFVTWISLFLGTMTVQPQFIRPWIVCNTLMMTGEIVLWLHEILSGQIEVELHSILTLGLPCLYILMVKCVQEVFELSLKRGLDDLVRVA from the coding sequence ATGTACGAGCTATCGGTCTTCGACTCGGGCCTGATGCGATTCATCTTCCACCCGTTCACGTTTTGGAAGGCCAAGAACGAATACACCATTTGGAATTTCGCCTATCCGAAGGTTAATCTTTGGAATCACTTCAATGATCTGAAGACCTGCAACTATTGCACGCCGGGGCTGTTCCCGTACGTCTTCTGGCTGGTGCTGCTTCTGAGCGTGCTCGGCATCGGCTGCACTGCGACTCAGATGGTGAAGTTCTGGGTGTGCCGGGGGTGTGAGCTGCGCATGTGGCGCAGCCGGGAGTTCCATGTGTTCGCCGCCGCAATACTCCGTCGCGCCCGAATGATTGGCTGCTGGATCAAGTTCGTGACCTGGATCAGTCTCTTCTTGGGCACCATGACGGTCCAGCCGCAGTTTATACGCCCCTGGATCGTGTGCAACACCTTAATGATGACCGGCGAGATCGTACTTTGGCTCCACGAAATCTTGTCTGGTCAGATCGAGGTCGAATTGCACTCGATTTTGACCCTGGGCCTGCCCTGTCTGTATATCCTGATGGTCAAGTGTGTGCAGGAGGTCTTCGAGCTGTCCTTGAAACGTGGTCTGGACGATTTGGTTCGAGTGGCTTGA